In Synechococcus sp. MU1643, a single window of DNA contains:
- the grpE gene encoding nucleotide exchange factor GrpE has product MSGDASTPEQDQTVESGAVPAPPEPAPDAPEATSEQAPAAVDPADRMQQLEQELSSLKQEHETLNSQYMRIAADFDNFRKRQSRDQDDMRQQLVCSTLTEILPVVDNFERARQQLNPEGEEAQALHRSYQGLYKQLVEVLKQQGVARMEVVGQEFDPNLHEAVLREESSEFAEDVVCEELQRGYHRDGRVLRHAMVKVSMGPGPSDPASAPAEAAPDQTVEEA; this is encoded by the coding sequence ATGAGCGGCGACGCCTCCACCCCAGAGCAGGACCAAACTGTTGAGTCCGGTGCTGTTCCAGCACCGCCGGAGCCCGCTCCTGATGCGCCAGAGGCGACGTCCGAACAGGCTCCTGCAGCTGTGGATCCTGCGGATCGGATGCAGCAACTCGAGCAGGAGTTGAGTTCGCTAAAGCAGGAGCACGAGACGCTCAACAGCCAATACATGCGTATTGCGGCGGATTTCGACAACTTCCGCAAGCGCCAGAGCCGCGACCAGGACGACATGCGTCAGCAACTGGTCTGCTCGACCCTCACCGAAATCCTTCCGGTGGTCGATAACTTCGAGCGGGCCCGTCAGCAGCTCAATCCCGAAGGGGAAGAAGCCCAGGCGCTGCATCGCAGTTATCAGGGTCTCTACAAGCAATTGGTGGAGGTGCTGAAGCAGCAGGGGGTAGCCCGGATGGAGGTGGTCGGTCAGGAGTTCGACCCGAACCTGCATGAGGCCGTGTTGCGCGAGGAAAGCAGCGAGTTCGCTGAGGATGTGGTGTGTGAGGAGCTTCAGCGGGGCTACCACCGCGATGGTCGTGTGTTGCGCCACGCCATGGTGAAGGTGTCGATGGGTCCAGGACCATCCGATCCAGCCTCAGCGCCTGCTGAGGCAGCACCGGATCAGACGGTGGAGGAGGCCTGA
- a CDS encoding general secretion pathway protein GspE, protein MTLTLPTPDAGNAARQRFALELLLQQRVPGPDQLLANRYLLAMYLPMFTVFDQIH, encoded by the coding sequence ATGACTCTGACGCTGCCCACCCCCGATGCCGGCAACGCGGCGCGGCAGCGTTTCGCCCTTGAATTGCTGTTGCAACAGCGGGTTCCAGGGCCGGACCAGCTGCTGGCAAACCGCTACCTGCTGGCGATGTACCTGCCGATGTTCACCGTGTTTGATCAGATCCACTGA
- a CDS encoding NAD(P)/FAD-dependent oxidoreductase translates to MSPSAFSPLDLIVVGGGPAGYMAAISAAEQGVRHVLVLEGTPEPLQKVRISGGGRCNVTHACWDPRELATHYPRGSRPLRGPFSRFACGDAIAWFDEHGLTLVEEPDGRMFPQQNRSEAVIQCLQKAARASGVELRTKAMVQQVRVHSEGGFVLEGRGLEPLHGRCLMLATGGHPSGRKLAEALGHQVVPPVPSLFSLTLKAPALTACSGIAIDDVGLDLKLGNQRFRQTGRVLITHRGLSGPATLRLSAFAARALHQNRYQGELKLDWSAGLGRSGLTERLQQWRQEQARRTLSAAKPFEHLPRRLWQIFLTIAGVEPERRWADLPIKAERRLVELLCAQSVPIQGRGPFGEEFVTAGGVALGDVNLATMESRRCPGLYLAGELLDVDGVTGGFNFQACWSGGWLAGQAIAAVLSGSDQTR, encoded by the coding sequence GTGTCGCCCTCCGCTTTCAGCCCGCTTGATCTGATCGTTGTTGGTGGTGGTCCTGCCGGGTACATGGCAGCAATCAGTGCAGCCGAGCAGGGAGTTCGGCATGTGCTGGTGCTGGAAGGCACCCCTGAGCCCCTCCAGAAGGTACGAATCAGCGGTGGCGGTCGCTGCAATGTGACCCATGCCTGTTGGGATCCCCGTGAACTGGCCACCCATTACCCCCGTGGTAGTCGACCCTTGCGGGGGCCCTTCAGTCGCTTTGCCTGTGGCGATGCGATTGCCTGGTTTGACGAGCACGGGCTCACCCTGGTGGAGGAACCCGATGGACGGATGTTTCCGCAGCAGAACCGTTCTGAGGCCGTGATTCAGTGCCTGCAGAAGGCGGCAAGGGCCTCAGGTGTCGAGCTGCGCACGAAGGCCATGGTCCAGCAGGTGCGCGTTCACTCCGAGGGGGGGTTTGTGCTCGAGGGCCGCGGCCTTGAGCCTTTGCATGGGCGCTGTTTGATGCTGGCCACGGGGGGGCATCCCAGTGGCCGAAAACTGGCGGAAGCCCTTGGTCACCAGGTGGTGCCGCCGGTGCCATCGCTGTTCAGCCTCACGCTGAAGGCACCGGCTCTGACGGCCTGCAGTGGCATTGCCATCGACGATGTGGGCCTTGATTTGAAACTGGGCAACCAGCGCTTCCGCCAGACCGGGCGGGTGCTGATCACTCACCGCGGTCTGAGTGGTCCGGCCACGCTGCGGCTCTCAGCCTTTGCCGCCAGGGCCCTGCATCAGAACCGCTATCAGGGCGAGCTGAAGCTGGACTGGAGTGCTGGGTTGGGTCGTTCGGGGCTGACCGAGCGATTGCAGCAATGGCGGCAGGAGCAGGCGCGGCGAACTCTTTCAGCAGCGAAGCCGTTCGAGCATTTGCCGCGGCGGTTGTGGCAGATCTTTTTGACCATCGCTGGGGTGGAGCCAGAACGCCGTTGGGCCGATCTGCCGATCAAGGCGGAGCGTCGATTGGTAGAGCTGCTCTGCGCGCAGAGTGTGCCGATCCAGGGACGTGGACCGTTCGGGGAGGAGTTCGTTACCGCCGGCGGTGTCGCCCTGGGGGACGTCAACCTGGCCACGATGGAGAGCCGCCGCTGCCCCGGTCTTTACTTGGCCGGAGAACTGCTGGATGTGGATGGTGTAACCGGCGGTTTTAACTTTCAGGCCTGCTGGAGCGGCGGTTGGTTAGCGGGCCAGGCCATCGCTGCAGTGCTCAGTGGATCTGATCAAACACGGTGA
- the msrB gene encoding peptide-methionine (R)-S-oxide reductase MsrB: MSLSAAVLSRRSLLLAAMAGVFGSLWRPQPVLAASNAGDPSWDLNPEQWRERLSPQAYDVLRNEGTERPFTSPLNGEKRSGTYHCAGCDAALFSSEAKFDSGTGWPSFWQPLDGAVATKVDFKLILPRTEYHCSRCGGHQGHVFNDGPRPTGKRYCNNGVALRFQPA, from the coding sequence ATGAGCTTGAGTGCCGCCGTTCTGTCCCGTCGATCGCTGTTGTTGGCGGCAATGGCAGGGGTGTTTGGCAGTCTCTGGAGACCTCAGCCTGTTTTGGCGGCGTCCAACGCTGGCGATCCCTCTTGGGATCTCAATCCCGAGCAGTGGCGTGAGCGTTTGTCTCCCCAGGCCTATGACGTGTTGCGCAATGAGGGAACGGAACGTCCCTTCACGAGTCCGCTTAATGGAGAGAAGCGTTCCGGCACTTATCACTGCGCCGGTTGTGATGCAGCGTTGTTTTCGTCGGAGGCCAAATTCGACAGCGGCACCGGCTGGCCCAGCTTCTGGCAGCCCCTGGATGGTGCCGTCGCCACGAAAGTAGATTTCAAATTGATTCTGCCGCGCACGGAATACCACTGCAGCCGTTGTGGTGGGCACCAGGGCCACGTTTTCAATGACGGACCACGACCCACCGGCAAGCGCTACTGCAACAACGGTGTCGCCCTCCGCTTTCAGCCCGCTTGA
- the dusA gene encoding tRNA dihydrouridine(20/20a) synthase DusA codes for MTAAGSTAAYRFSVAPMLDCTDRHFRVLMRQISRRAMLYSEMVVAQALHHSKRRNKLLDFDPVEHPIALQVGGDDPALLAEAARLAQDWGYDEINLNVGCPSQKVQAGNFGACLMAEPDLVARCVEAMVDSGELPVTVKHRIGIDDLDSDALLTNFVDRVALAGASRFAVHARKAWLEGLDPKQNRTIPPLQHDRVVALKQRRPDLVIELNGGLESPKDCLEALEGCDGAMVGRAAYSHPLRWTNIDALIFGEESRQILASDVVEGLLPHAEAHLERGGRLWDLCRHLVQLVEGVRGARHWRRELGEKAQRPGADLDVLLQAGQQLKDAGL; via the coding sequence ATGACTGCCGCCGGATCCACCGCTGCCTACCGCTTCAGTGTGGCGCCGATGCTGGATTGCACCGACCGCCATTTCCGGGTGCTGATGCGCCAGATCAGCCGTAGAGCCATGCTCTACAGCGAAATGGTGGTGGCCCAGGCGCTGCACCACAGCAAACGACGCAACAAGTTGCTGGATTTCGATCCGGTGGAACATCCCATCGCCCTGCAGGTGGGGGGAGACGATCCAGCCCTGCTGGCCGAGGCGGCACGACTGGCGCAGGACTGGGGCTACGACGAAATCAACCTCAATGTGGGTTGCCCCAGCCAGAAGGTGCAGGCCGGGAATTTCGGGGCTTGCCTCATGGCGGAGCCGGATCTGGTCGCCCGCTGTGTGGAGGCCATGGTGGACTCAGGGGAGCTCCCTGTGACCGTGAAACATCGGATCGGCATTGACGATCTCGACAGCGATGCCCTGCTGACGAACTTCGTGGATCGAGTGGCTCTAGCAGGGGCCAGCCGCTTCGCTGTTCACGCCCGTAAAGCCTGGCTGGAGGGCCTGGATCCCAAGCAGAACCGAACGATTCCTCCGCTGCAGCATGACCGCGTGGTGGCTCTCAAACAACGCCGCCCCGATCTGGTGATTGAACTCAACGGAGGGCTGGAATCCCCTAAAGACTGCCTTGAGGCACTGGAAGGGTGCGATGGCGCCATGGTGGGACGGGCGGCCTACAGCCATCCCCTGCGCTGGACCAACATCGATGCCTTGATTTTCGGGGAGGAGTCACGCCAAATCCTGGCGTCAGATGTTGTGGAGGGTCTACTTCCCCATGCAGAGGCTCATCTCGAGCGAGGGGGCCGGCTGTGGGACCTCTGCCGTCACTTAGTGCAACTCGTAGAAGGTGTCCGTGGTGCAAGGCACTGGCGGCGGGAGCTGGGGGAGAAAGCCCAGCGCCCCGGAGCGGATCTGGATGTGCTGCTCCAAGCCGGACAGCAACTTAAGGACGCAGGACTCTGA
- a CDS encoding RNA-binding protein → MSIFVGNLPFRAEQEDVIELFAQFGEVTNCALPLERDTGRKRGFAFVEMADESTEEAAIEGLQGAELMGRPLRINKAEPRGSAPRRGGGGGGGGYGGGGDRPSGARGWEDRSYGARDNAGEGNAYDEGRSRRRRGSSSGGGDDFSGYGGAEG, encoded by the coding sequence GTGAGCATTTTTGTCGGCAACCTTCCCTTCCGCGCTGAGCAGGAAGATGTGATCGAGCTGTTTGCCCAGTTCGGTGAAGTGACCAACTGTGCGCTGCCCCTCGAGCGGGACACAGGTCGCAAGCGTGGTTTTGCCTTCGTTGAGATGGCTGATGAGTCCACCGAAGAAGCAGCCATTGAAGGCCTGCAGGGTGCAGAACTGATGGGCCGTCCTCTCCGGATCAACAAAGCGGAGCCCCGCGGTAGTGCCCCCCGTCGTGGCGGCGGTGGTGGCGGTGGTGGATACGGCGGCGGTGGTGATCGCCCCTCTGGTGCAAGGGGATGGGAAGATCGCAGCTATGGCGCCCGAGATAACGCTGGCGAGGGCAACGCCTACGACGAGGGTCGTAGCCGTCGTCGCCGTGGATCCTCCAGCGGCGGTGGCGATGACTTTTCCGGTTACGGGGGAGCTGAGGGCTGA
- the argH gene encoding argininosuccinate lyase — MAGGVTGGAAGTWSDRFEQGLHPFIEAFNASIGFDLTLLQEDLDGSIAHAQMLAGVGVITEAEAEQLVKGLETVRAEAASGSFQPGLADEDVHFAVERRLIALLGPVGKKLHTGRSRNDQVGTDLRLWLRRRLDGLDQDLQRLQGALLTQAECHRRTMIPGYTHLQRAQPLCLAHHLLAYVEMLERDRERLQDVRKRVNICPLGAAALAGTPVPIDRQHTAKELGFSAVYANSLDAVSDRDFCVEFSAAASLVMVHLSRLAEEVISWASEEFGFVRLSDRCATGSSLMPQKKNPDVPELVRGKTGRVFGHLQGLLTMIKGLPLAYNKDFQEDKEALFDAFRTTRDCVEAMAILFEEGLDFRVERLNEAVEQDFSNATDVADYLVSRGVPFREAYQLVGAVVRRCLEQGCLLRDLDLTAWKELHPAFEADLHDALAPRAVVAARRSEGGTGFERVDEQLQRWLQRFNGTQPVG, encoded by the coding sequence ATGGCTGGTGGGGTGACCGGTGGTGCTGCAGGCACCTGGAGCGATCGTTTTGAGCAGGGTCTGCATCCTTTCATCGAGGCGTTTAATGCCTCCATCGGTTTTGACCTGACCCTTCTTCAGGAGGATCTCGATGGTTCTATCGCCCATGCCCAGATGCTGGCCGGCGTGGGAGTGATCACGGAGGCGGAAGCTGAGCAGTTGGTGAAGGGCCTGGAGACGGTTCGTGCTGAGGCGGCATCCGGCAGTTTCCAGCCGGGTTTGGCTGATGAAGATGTTCACTTCGCTGTGGAACGCCGGCTGATTGCTTTGCTTGGTCCGGTGGGCAAGAAGTTGCACACCGGACGCAGCCGCAATGATCAGGTTGGGACTGACCTACGCCTCTGGCTGCGACGACGGCTGGATGGCCTGGATCAGGATCTGCAGCGGTTGCAGGGGGCACTGCTGACCCAGGCGGAGTGTCATCGCCGCACCATGATTCCCGGGTACACCCACCTGCAGCGGGCCCAGCCGCTCTGTCTCGCCCATCATCTTCTCGCTTATGTCGAGATGTTGGAGCGCGACCGCGAGCGTCTTCAGGATGTGCGGAAACGCGTGAATATTTGCCCGCTCGGTGCTGCTGCCCTGGCGGGCACGCCGGTACCGATTGATCGTCAGCACACTGCGAAGGAGCTGGGTTTTTCAGCGGTTTATGCCAACAGCCTCGATGCGGTCAGCGACCGTGATTTCTGCGTTGAGTTCTCCGCTGCCGCATCCTTGGTGATGGTGCACCTCAGCCGTCTCGCCGAAGAGGTGATCTCCTGGGCGTCCGAGGAATTCGGCTTCGTGCGGCTCAGCGACCGCTGTGCCACGGGCAGCAGCCTCATGCCTCAGAAGAAGAATCCCGATGTACCTGAGTTGGTTCGGGGCAAGACCGGGCGAGTCTTCGGACATCTCCAGGGATTACTGACCATGATTAAGGGTCTTCCACTGGCCTACAACAAGGATTTTCAGGAAGACAAGGAGGCGCTGTTTGATGCCTTCCGCACAACACGTGATTGTGTTGAGGCGATGGCGATTTTGTTTGAGGAAGGCCTTGATTTCAGAGTCGAGCGCCTCAATGAAGCCGTGGAGCAGGATTTCTCTAATGCAACGGATGTGGCCGACTATCTGGTGTCTCGCGGTGTTCCATTTCGCGAGGCTTATCAATTGGTCGGCGCTGTCGTCCGGCGCTGTCTCGAGCAGGGTTGTCTGTTGCGGGACCTTGATCTGACTGCTTGGAAGGAACTTCATCCGGCCTTTGAGGCGGATTTGCATGACGCCCTGGCTCCCCGCGCCGTTGTGGCCGCCCGTCGCAGTGAAGGTGGAACGGGATTTGAGCGTGTTGATGAACAGCTTCAGCGCTGGTTACAGCGTTTCAACGGAACTCAACCGGTGGGATGA
- a CDS encoding PP2C family protein-serine/threonine phosphatase, which yields MSSKPPGRHPSSAQRTGHPSPEAMASLRQLFDSLSGEQLRNQDLLVSLGFALRSFTNLQRFLELVPVVASRLVGVEGALLVPFQMDGRLWRDQLQGSPAEPSQDLLQRLAAFEPGSAVGFGSDDQQLLALDRLVQRCLPKAALFATCVTARGRTRGRLYVYARNGSLVWTEVHRRHVQLVADLAGVAIENDQMLQDARRYERVDRQLSIGAEIQAQLLPDRCPVIEGVDLAARCRPAFQVGGDYYDFIPTRPELIGRRRERGRWALVMGDVMGKGVPAGLLMTMLRGMLRAEVLSGLPPDRILHDLNQLAQEDLAQSHRFVTLFYSDLDPRTLRLRYANAAHNPPLLWRAERRVIMRLDAAGLLIGLQPEAEFALGEVRLEPGDVLLYYTDGVTEASGITGDRFDEARLIRALETACRSGQGAQGILESLFERLDRFVGPDRQLEDDASLVVLKVPEAVTLPSVQGRPIA from the coding sequence TTGAGCAGCAAGCCGCCCGGACGTCACCCCAGCTCTGCGCAGCGGACTGGACACCCCTCGCCCGAGGCCATGGCTTCGTTGCGTCAGCTGTTTGACAGCCTCAGCGGCGAACAGCTCCGCAATCAGGATCTGTTGGTCTCCCTGGGGTTTGCCCTCCGCAGCTTCACCAACCTTCAGCGATTTCTTGAGCTTGTGCCCGTCGTGGCCTCACGCCTGGTGGGTGTTGAGGGGGCCTTGCTTGTTCCGTTTCAGATGGATGGTCGCCTCTGGCGTGATCAGTTGCAGGGGAGTCCAGCTGAGCCGTCCCAGGATCTGCTGCAGCGCTTAGCCGCCTTTGAACCTGGATCTGCCGTGGGTTTTGGCAGTGACGATCAGCAGCTGTTGGCGCTCGACCGTCTGGTTCAACGCTGCCTGCCCAAAGCGGCTTTGTTCGCGACGTGTGTGACGGCCCGTGGTCGGACGCGTGGCCGTCTTTATGTCTATGCCCGCAACGGCTCTTTGGTTTGGACCGAGGTGCATCGTCGGCACGTTCAGTTGGTGGCGGATCTTGCTGGTGTTGCGATCGAAAACGATCAGATGCTTCAGGACGCCCGTCGGTATGAGCGGGTGGATCGACAACTCAGTATTGGTGCAGAGATTCAGGCGCAGTTGTTGCCGGATCGTTGCCCTGTGATCGAGGGCGTTGATCTGGCTGCGCGCTGTCGGCCTGCTTTTCAGGTGGGCGGTGACTACTACGACTTCATTCCCACCCGTCCGGAACTCATTGGCCGACGCCGTGAGCGGGGTCGCTGGGCGCTGGTGATGGGTGATGTCATGGGCAAAGGCGTTCCTGCTGGGCTGTTGATGACGATGTTGCGCGGGATGCTGCGCGCTGAGGTTCTCAGTGGTCTGCCACCGGATCGGATTCTCCACGACCTCAACCAGCTGGCGCAGGAAGACCTTGCGCAGTCGCACCGGTTTGTGACGCTGTTTTATTCCGATCTGGATCCGCGTACGCTGCGGTTGCGTTATGCCAATGCGGCCCACAACCCGCCCCTGCTTTGGCGCGCCGAGCGACGGGTGATCATGCGGCTCGATGCCGCTGGGCTTCTGATCGGTCTCCAACCTGAAGCTGAGTTCGCCCTTGGCGAGGTTCGCCTTGAACCGGGAGACGTTTTGCTGTACTACACCGATGGTGTGACCGAAGCATCGGGGATCACCGGCGATCGTTTCGACGAGGCGCGGCTGATTCGTGCCCTTGAAACGGCCTGTCGAAGTGGTCAGGGAGCGCAGGGAATTCTTGAAAGCCTGTTTGAACGCTTGGACCGTTTTGTTGGTCCGGATCGTCAGCTGGAGGATGACGCCTCGCTTGTGGTGTTGAAAGTTCCGGAAGCAGTCACGTTGCCGAGTGTGCAGGGACGGCCAATCGCCTGA
- the ftsY gene encoding signal recognition particle-docking protein FtsY — MVFNWFERQAEESPTPPPAPKPEPTAGGIDAPVSAAPEPTPAPAASEEEDEALVWAREAYARLKAQQQAASPVAESAPKPTPAPSPEPEPSLSLSPTPGPAPLPTPSPVPAPGLSLLEQAAAQRQQRQQDLDDRALEAPPAPTLASTPAPALDSEEPQLGDFDQDFTWSAEVLAAQGRRVDQVSLEEIDWLGRLRRGLEKTRQGFVTSLLENLGDDPLTPEVLDDLETLLLRADAGVQATDQVLDALRQRMNEEVVDPAEGIRFLKEQLRGLLDEPIQASGVHLLAPERDRLNIWLMVGVNGVGKTTTLGKLANLAVRSGYSALIAAADTFRAAAVQQVEVWGERSDVPVVSNPSSNADPAAVVFDAIGAARSRKSDLLLVDTAGRLQTKHNLMEELQKVRKIIDRLAPEAKVESLLVLDASQGQNGLRQAMAFAKAAGLTGVVITKLDGTARGGVALAVSSEAGLPIRFIGAGEGIRDLRPFNSFEFVEALLTGR; from the coding sequence ATGGTGTTCAACTGGTTCGAACGACAGGCTGAGGAGTCGCCGACGCCACCCCCCGCTCCGAAGCCGGAACCGACGGCTGGTGGGATTGATGCTCCCGTTTCAGCAGCGCCGGAGCCCACTCCAGCTCCTGCAGCCAGTGAGGAAGAAGACGAAGCCCTGGTTTGGGCCCGTGAAGCCTATGCCCGCCTGAAGGCTCAGCAACAGGCAGCGTCTCCTGTTGCTGAATCGGCCCCCAAGCCCACCCCTGCGCCCAGTCCAGAACCAGAACCCTCACTTTCACTTTCACCAACGCCAGGTCCGGCACCTTTACCGACACCTTCTCCAGTACCAGCCCCCGGACTGTCGCTGCTGGAGCAGGCCGCGGCTCAGCGCCAGCAGCGACAGCAGGATCTGGATGACAGGGCTCTTGAGGCTCCCCCTGCACCCACGCTGGCTTCTACCCCTGCGCCAGCTCTCGACTCAGAAGAGCCGCAGCTGGGTGACTTTGATCAGGATTTCACCTGGTCTGCCGAGGTGCTTGCGGCCCAGGGCCGTCGGGTCGATCAGGTTTCCCTCGAGGAAATCGATTGGTTGGGCCGGCTCCGCCGCGGCCTTGAAAAGACCCGTCAGGGTTTTGTTACAAGCCTTTTGGAGAATCTCGGTGACGACCCGTTAACACCGGAGGTTCTCGATGATCTCGAAACTCTCTTGCTGAGAGCGGATGCTGGCGTCCAGGCCACCGATCAGGTGCTGGATGCCCTCCGTCAACGGATGAATGAGGAGGTCGTTGATCCTGCGGAAGGGATTCGCTTCCTCAAGGAACAGCTGCGTGGCCTGTTGGACGAGCCGATCCAGGCCAGTGGTGTTCATCTTCTGGCGCCGGAACGGGATCGCCTCAATATCTGGTTGATGGTGGGGGTGAATGGGGTTGGTAAGACAACCACCCTGGGAAAACTTGCCAATCTGGCTGTTCGCAGTGGCTATTCGGCTCTGATTGCTGCTGCAGACACCTTCCGTGCTGCAGCCGTGCAGCAGGTTGAGGTTTGGGGAGAGCGCAGTGATGTTCCTGTGGTGTCAAACCCCAGCAGCAATGCCGACCCTGCTGCCGTTGTTTTCGATGCAATTGGCGCCGCTCGTTCGCGCAAGTCTGATCTGCTGTTGGTGGATACCGCCGGACGGTTGCAAACCAAGCACAACTTGATGGAGGAACTCCAAAAAGTCAGAAAGATCATCGACCGTTTGGCGCCGGAGGCGAAGGTCGAATCCTTGCTGGTTCTTGATGCAAGTCAGGGTCAGAACGGGCTTCGCCAGGCCATGGCCTTTGCCAAGGCGGCCGGCCTCACCGGCGTTGTAATCACCAAACTCGACGGCACAGCTCGTGGCGGCGTCGCCCTGGCGGTGTCGTCTGAGGCAGGATTGCCGATTCGTTTCATCGGCGCTGGGGAAGGAATCCGCGATCTGCGCCCCTTCAACAGTTTTGAATTCGTTGAGGCTCTGCTGACTGGACGTTGA
- the nusB gene encoding transcription antitermination factor NusB, producing MAIRSLTRELALLVLGQVPEQKSASVADLALDLILDQALDTLTQHWRESLDTSAAELDQAQQSLLDSELQQGETGTHDTVRTHLRESLSSAEQVLNGLSASLDLPRLLLLGDQEQIRRGAMDRVQKVLTQREGIDKRLDQVMEGWRLTRLPRIDRDILRLAVVDLESLRTPAPVAFNEAVELANRYSDEQGRRMINGVLRRFHDAQSKASA from the coding sequence ATGGCGATACGATCCCTTACACGAGAGCTGGCCTTGCTGGTGCTTGGTCAGGTGCCGGAACAGAAGTCAGCTTCAGTCGCTGACCTGGCCCTTGATTTGATCCTGGACCAGGCCCTCGACACCCTCACCCAGCACTGGCGTGAGTCGCTTGATACCAGTGCTGCAGAGCTCGATCAGGCGCAGCAGTCCCTGCTGGATAGCGAGTTGCAGCAGGGTGAAACCGGAACCCATGACACCGTCCGCACCCATCTGCGCGAATCGTTGAGTTCCGCTGAACAGGTGCTGAATGGATTGTCCGCCAGTCTTGATTTGCCTCGGCTGTTGTTGCTTGGCGACCAGGAGCAGATTCGCCGCGGCGCCATGGATCGGGTTCAGAAGGTGCTCACCCAGCGCGAGGGCATCGACAAACGGCTCGATCAGGTGATGGAGGGCTGGAGACTGACCCGACTGCCGCGGATCGATCGCGACATTCTCCGGTTGGCTGTCGTTGACCTGGAAAGCCTGCGCACTCCTGCTCCAGTGGCGTTTAACGAGGCGGTTGAGCTGGCCAACCGTTATAGCGATGAGCAGGGTCGCCGGATGATTAATGGCGTGTTGCGCCGCTTCCATGACGCTCAATCGAAAGCATCGGCCTGA
- a CDS encoding DUF502 domain-containing protein yields MVQSNPRPDLPLSARLRQDLKNDLIAGLLVVIPLATTIWLSTIVSRFVLAFLTSIPKQFNPFITLNPLLQDLINLALGLTVPLMGILLIGLMARNIVGRWLLEFGEGTLSRIPLAGSVYKTLKQLLETFFRDNSTRFRRVVLVEYPREGLFSVGFVTGEVGPSLQSDLKEPLLSVFIPTAPNPTTGWYTLVPEGSVRELEISVEEAFRTIISAGIVNPDDREAPVNRSFSSLMAQLRASASPSS; encoded by the coding sequence TTGGTCCAGTCCAATCCCAGACCTGATCTGCCGCTCTCCGCAAGGCTTCGGCAGGATCTAAAAAACGACCTGATTGCAGGGCTGCTGGTGGTCATTCCATTGGCGACCACGATTTGGCTGTCAACGATTGTCAGTCGCTTTGTTCTGGCCTTCCTGACCTCGATACCGAAGCAGTTCAATCCGTTTATCACCCTGAATCCACTGCTTCAGGATCTGATCAATCTGGCTCTCGGTCTCACGGTGCCTCTGATGGGCATCCTTCTGATCGGTTTGATGGCCCGAAACATTGTGGGTCGCTGGCTGTTGGAGTTCGGTGAAGGCACCTTGAGCCGGATTCCCCTGGCTGGATCGGTTTACAAGACTCTGAAGCAGCTGCTTGAGACCTTTTTCCGCGACAACTCCACTCGCTTCCGTCGCGTTGTTCTCGTCGAGTACCCCCGGGAGGGATTGTTCAGCGTTGGTTTTGTGACCGGGGAAGTGGGTCCTTCACTTCAATCTGATCTGAAGGAGCCCCTGTTGAGTGTGTTCATCCCCACCGCTCCGAATCCCACCACCGGTTGGTACACCCTTGTTCCAGAGGGGTCCGTCCGAGAGCTTGAGATCAGCGTTGAAGAAGCCTTCCGAACGATCATTTCGGCCGGAATCGTCAACCCCGATGATCGTGAAGCTCCTGTGAATCGGAGTTTTTCAAGCCTCATGGCCCAGTTACGGGCTTCTGCATCTCCTTCCAGCTGA
- a CDS encoding HpsJ family protein, translating to MTGTETGRLAPLLRWLGLTLVVILVLQMLAVLVGVDWSADAPRPQVTGPLVALAPLGFAGLLICLIGSRLDHPQQQLSPLRLLIAVLSGLLAFGMVVAVPMSLDRGAGDIALQRNLEQGREALKDARAFRADPAQVTSLGEQLAQAGQLAADATEDDKLRAAEKMVDDQIAQIEAQFKTVEAGQARESQQRFIGGTITAVVLAIAFVLLAFTAVL from the coding sequence GTGACCGGGACTGAGACAGGACGTCTTGCACCTTTGCTGCGCTGGCTGGGCTTGACCCTCGTGGTGATTCTCGTCCTGCAGATGCTGGCTGTTCTTGTTGGCGTCGACTGGAGTGCGGATGCTCCTCGCCCGCAGGTCACCGGTCCGCTCGTGGCTTTGGCTCCTCTGGGGTTTGCCGGTTTGTTGATCTGCCTGATTGGATCAAGGCTGGATCACCCTCAGCAGCAGCTCAGTCCTCTGCGCCTCCTGATCGCTGTCCTTTCAGGGCTGTTGGCCTTCGGCATGGTGGTTGCCGTGCCGATGTCCCTGGATAGGGGTGCGGGTGACATTGCTCTCCAGCGCAATCTGGAACAGGGTCGCGAAGCCTTGAAGGATGCCCGAGCATTCCGCGCCGATCCCGCGCAGGTCACCTCCTTGGGTGAGCAGCTTGCCCAGGCCGGTCAACTCGCTGCCGATGCCACCGAGGACGACAAGCTGCGGGCTGCCGAAAAGATGGTGGACGATCAGATTGCCCAGATAGAGGCCCAATTCAAGACTGTTGAGGCCGGTCAGGCCCGTGAATCTCAGCAGCGGTTTATCGGTGGAACCATAACGGCTGTGGTTCTTGCGATTGCGTTTGTGCTCCTCGCGTTCACGGCAGTGCTCTGA